The DNA region CACGCGATGCGACGTACTTCCGCACGCGGTCCTGGTTGGCTGCCTCGCCTGGAGACCTGGTGCGGTTGATGGACAGGCTGGCCGAAGCGACTGGCGGCGAAGTCGTGCGCCTCGAGCGCAACGCGGCACTCGCCGACGCGTTCGGCCGCATCCTCGACCGGTATCGTCAGCGCTACCTGCTGTCGTTCACGCCGCGGGCGGACAATCCGCGAGGCTGGCACCGGCTGGACGTGCGCCTGCGCCAGCGCGCTGGAACCGTGGTCGCGCGTCCGGGCTATGTCGCGCCTTGAACGTGCCTTGCTGACCTGCGCATCACAGGGTCACAGGCGCTTCAGCAGCGCCAGGTCGCCGGCGATGAGCGCTTCCTTCTTGACCCGCGTCCAGCGCTTCAGTTGCCGTTCACGTGCCCGCGCTCGAAGCCTGTCGGTGTGCTGTTCGGCATACACGAGCGTGACCGGAAGGCGCTGACTCGTGAAGCCTGAGGCCTCGCCGGCCCGGTGGGTAAGGACCCGCGCGACCACATCGCTCGTCTCGCCGACGTAGAGCGAGTCGTCAGCACACCGCAGGATGTAGACGTAGTGCACGGTTGGACGACGATGGCATCGTCGTCGGGCAGAGGGGAAGCCCTTCGACTCGTGGCCAGTTCGCCTGCGGCTCACTGTCCACTCGCTCAGGGCATTCGACCCGCGGTGGCTCGCCATGAGCGAGCCTGCCCTTCGACTCGGACGCAGGGCGTCCTCGCTCAGGGCGTCGCCGGCTCGCCGGAGGCGAGACGGTGGGCGAGTCGAATGGAACTGGATTCGGGTGCTAAGGGCCCTTCGACTCACGCCCGGTTCGCCTGCGGCTCACCGTGCGTTCGCTCAGGGCATTCGACCCGCGGTGGCTCGCCATGAGCGAGCCTGCCGGCTCGCCGGAGGCGAGACGGTGGGCGAGTCGAATGGTGGAGGCGGCGGGAGTCGAACCCGCGTCAAAGTGTTGATGGCAAACGACTTGTGGCGAGTTGAGGCCAATAGAATCGGGCTTCTTTCGCTGCCTGCATCACTACGGCAACCAGCTCCACGGGCCCAGAAACGGCGGGTCCGTGGAGAAATCTTGGAGAAGGATTTCGGCTTCTCCACCGGAGTGATCATGAAGCCTCGCAAGCCCCACTACGCCTTCGACCCGCACGTCTCCTACGCTGATCGCCTCTTCGACCTGAACCACTGGATCCGCTCCAACACGGGCGTGATGAAGGCGGCTGCGCCCAACGGGGTACGGCCCTTCCCGGCGTTGTACCGTCTGACCCGCGAACACGTTCGCCTGCTGCGCCTGTGGAAGAAGGTCGAGGTCGCTCGGGCTCGACTCGCGGCAACTCAGGCCGCCGTAGCCCACACGGGCCAGTCGCTCCCCGGTGGGTATGCATTCGACCTGGCACGGACGGATGTGATGGAGGCGGAACTTCGCGTTGGAGAACTTCGCGCCAGCCTGCGCCATGAACGGGAGAAGGAGAAGCCGTCATCTCGTGTCATCGCACGACTCCAGCATCGCCTGCGCCTTGCTCGTCGTCGGCTGGAGGATCGACGGGAGGAACTCGAAGACGCGACGTGGGACGACATGATGCAGACGTTCGCCTCGTTCGCCTGTGAGGGACAGCCGGAGTGCAAGCCGGACGACCCGTGCCGCTCGTGCCTTGCGCGGACCAGGCTGGCCGAGCGCGAGGAGGACGAGGGGGCGCCCTCGCTGCAGTGAAGTGCAGGAGTCCTTGCCGTCCGTCTCGTCCAGCCCTTTTACCTTGTTGTGGAAGAAGTGATGCAGGGGAGAGCAGGGCAGGCGAGGTGGACCGGATGGACGCCTTGGACGTGACGGCGTGACGGCGATGACGGCAGGGAAGGGGGTGATGCGCACGGCTCCCGCGACATCCTCCCTCTCTCCATCTCCCTAGTGCGGTAGTCACGTCCTTCCTCCCGCCCTCGATAGGAACGTCCTGGACTCCCAAGATTCTCGCGAGGGCGGTTGCTAGCCAGGGCCGCGCCGTCACTGCCGTCACCCTGTCACCACACCCTGTCACCACCCACTCGTGACCTCCGGGTCACACCTCCCACCTCCATCCCCCATGCGCGCTGCCCTGTACGCCCGTGTCTCCACCCTCGATCAGGAACCCGAGAACCAACTGCGCGAGCTTCGCTCCTACGTCTCCCACCGCCAGTGGCAGGCGAGGGAGTACGTCGATCACGGGGTCAGCGGGGCGAAGGAGTCCCGCCCCTCCCTCGATGCGCTCCTGAAGGACGCCAAGCGGCGGAGGTTCGATGTCCTGGTGGTGTGGAGGCTCGATCGCCTCGGGCGCAACCTCCGCCATCTCGTCCTGTTCCTCGATGAACTGCAGGCCCTCGGCATCGCCTTCGTCACCCTGGGGGAGGGCATCGACACCTCGACGCCAGCAGGACGTCTCCAACTCCACATCCTCTCGGCGATGGCCGAGTTCGAGCGGGCGCGGATCGCGGAGAGGGTGAAGGCGGGGCTAGCTAGGGCGAAGGCGCAGGGGAGGCGGTTGGGGAGGCCGAAGAGGCAGCGGCTGACTGAGAGCCAGCGGGCGGAGCTAGCGGGGCTGAGCGTACGCGATGCTGCCAAGCGACTGGGGGTGTCGGCGGCGACGGCTCATCGGCTGCTAGTCGCTGCCTAGGGCGAATCGGGTTCTCGGCTGGGGGCCGCTGCCTCGCGTTCCTCCAGCACTTGCCGAATCCTGACGAGTTCCACCTTGAGGCTCTTCAGCACGCCGGGGATCTTCTGGAGTTCGTAGCCTGTCCTGACCTCCTCGTTGTCGTACGAAAGCGCCCTTAGCAGTACCTCCGTGTCGATCTGGAACGTTTGGACGTGCTGCTGGCCCGAGCTGTCCTCCCAGAACGTGGTGCCGCTGACCGCGCGGTCGCTGTTCCCAGTAACCACGCTGTGGCTTGCACCGACTAGAACGTGCGTGTCGCGGCCAGGAAGGATTGCCGGGACAGGCTGGCAGAACAGTCGGTCGGCTGGTTTGCCTGCCACCACGAGTGGTACCCGCCACTCGACTCTCACGTTGCGAGCCACCCCGCCGCCCGTGTTCACCAACCGAAGAACAGAAAGGCCATACCTAGAGTAGGTGTCCAGGACGACGTGAACCGCTGGCTGCATCTGGTCACGGTGTATGGCGACGGTCTCCATGGTGACCAGCGCGGCGATGGAAGCGGTGGTCACGGCTAAAAGACCAGCAACGGCCGACCAACGCTCAGGCCCGGATGCGGCCCACGCGATCCAGCCAGACCCGGCTAGGCAACCTACGGCCAGCAAGACAAGCGGGACTGCAACGGCCACCATGCTGCGGAACCGCAAGAGCAACAACCTGACCTCCGAATCCGGCACGAGGCCCGCAGCGGCGAGGGCTAGCGCGGCGCCCTGCATTGATGCCCGTGCTCGCCTACCACCCTAGCAGACCGCGTGGACCGAGGTGTCTCAACAAACCCTGCCGCCGACCCGCTCACTTTCGCCTGGAAACGCACGGCGATCCCCGCGGTCGGCCCGGTCAATGGAGCGTCTCAGAAAACAGTCCATTACTGAGACGGGGCAGTGGCGCGATGCAGAAGGACGCGCGGGACTAGCTCCTCTAGTGCCGACACAGCCTGGCGCACACTCTCATCGCTGACCGCGCTGCCATGCGCAATCAGGCTTCGGATTCGGTAGCAGTCTCCCGCCGCCCTGACCGCCTCCTCCTGTTCACTGCTGGGCCCAGACGCGTAAGCCTTGCCTACGAGGGACTTGATCTGGCGGGTCAGGGAGGTCTGCTTCAGGTAGCCAACACTCTGCGCAAGCTGGTTCAGTGCGTGCACTACCTCCGGCTCGCCTGCCGAATCGGCGCTCGCCTTGGCCTCTCTCTGCCAACGCTCGACCAGTTCGCCGACCACTGGCGGGTTGGGCGACTCGTCTCGCAGCGTCTCCAAGCAGATCACCAGCGCAATCAGGCGAGCGGTTCTTGTGCCGAGGGTGAAGTGCGAGAAGTAGAAGTCGAGTGCTAGCTGTAGCTCCAGGTCGACACTAGCTAGAGAGCATCGAGCCGCCATCTCCGCGGAGAGGCTGGCGGGGTTGCGACGAACGGTGGCGGTCACGTCCCCCATGTAGATCCACCGCGGCTCCCGGTCAGTGGGAAAGACCGATGGTAGGTATCCATCACCGAGTCCATGAACGGGTTCAGTGAAGCCCAGATGTTCTGCGCTCCGTTCCGGATCAGGTGACCAGGCGATATGCCCTACACTGCGTTCGAGCTGCAGTGGCCAATGGAGACTCGCTGCTGCAACCTGCAACACGGCGGTGAGCTTCTCGCGTAGCCGCTCGCCCTCGGGCTGACCAAGGCACCCATCGACGCGAAGGATGTACCAGTCGCCACGGCGGCCAAGTCTTGCGGGCTTTCCATCGAAACTGAAGACGTGCTCGGTGTCGAGCGCGATCTCTGTGCCCTGCAGCAACCTGAAAGGTATCCGCGCCGAGTAGTCTTGATGTAGCAATGCCGACTTGGCTTCAGGACGCTCGCCCACAGATCCTCCGTTGGCGCAGAATGCGCAACTCCTCCCCCCCGCCCCCCGCCAGCACCCCCACCCCGGGCTGGTGTTAATTGCCGCCAGGAAAATCGCAGGGGTGCGAAGGGGCGTGACCCCTGCAGTGACGCGAGCGTGCCCGACCTATGTGCCTGGTCCACCACCCACGCCCTTGTTTGCGGCCATCTCGACGGACGCTCCACAGCGGCATGAGCCGGCCCACCAGCCCAGCTACTCAAGCACCAGTCCGCTATCGGTCAATCCGGCGTCGCCGTCTCCAGAGAACGGCCGCTGCTGGCAGAAGTAACGCGATTGTCGCCGGCTCCGCTACGTATGCAGTGATGTGGAAGTTTCCCCTCAGCTGGTAGTCGCCGTTCGCGTCAAGCGCCAAGAAGGGGCCGCCAAAGTACGGATAGCCGAAGTCGTCGGGCTTGGTCAGCAGGAAATGGGCCGCACCGCGTAGCTGAGCAAACTTCAGGGCGTTCGCCGGATCCAGCGGAATCTGGTACTCGGCACGGACGGTCGGGTCGCTTGGCCGAAAGATCGAGACCATGATGGGGCTATTGAGCCCAGGTGCCAATGTCCCCAGCGTTGGCTGCCCTCTAAGCCACCCGTACGCCGTCACCGGACCGAGCGCAAACACCTGTGTGGGCGCGGGAAAGACCAACGTGGGAGCTAGCTCGATCGAAAGCCCGACGCCCGCGAGTGCATCATCCGCCGAGAGCGTGAGCGTTACTGGGAATGTGCAAAAAGTCGGGCGTCTGTACTTGTCGTAAACGCACGGCGACAGGGGAGATGCTGACGCCATGGATGGCAGGGAGGCCAACGTAAGGCCCAGAGCGATAGAGCCAACTGACGACGGCAGGCATCTGGCAAAGGAACTCCCAAGACGAGACCAAATGAACCGCATCGCTAAACACTCCTCGTGAGTAGGGACACCGACACAGAGCAAGTCTGTGGGTGCCTTGTAGCTCTGGCCCTAGACGCAATGAATCTAGCATGCGAACCAATCAAGCGTGGCAGTAGGGATACTCGCCGCGAAGAATGCTCCTTCGCCTGGTGACGGTCGCCGTGGCCGGGGACAAGGTCGCTCCAGTCCGCGCCTGGAGGGCAGAGCTGCGTGGGCCTTACGCCAGAAAACATGGGTGACGCGTGCGACTGCCGCGCGAGGGCTTCAGAGTGGCGCGCCATCCCCGTCTGCTTCAGCGCGCGTGTGCGCCACCAATGGCGCGGGACGTGGCCGGCAGAATCATGTCCGCGAGCGCCACCGCGGCGAGATGCTGAGCGTCGTCGGCGCCTCTGCGACAAACGGGCACGTCGATGGCCCATAGCTGGCCGGCTTCCTCGGCGAGGCGCTCCGCGATGGCGATGGTGCAGACGATGCGCGTCGACACGGCCATCGAGCTTCGCCAGCGGCGCCGTGTTGATCGCCTTCAAACGAGTCGGCCGCGGGTTCGACGTCAGCGGCTGCAGGCGCACGGCCTTGCCCGGGGCCACGCCGCCCTAGTCCTCGTGCACGGCAGGCCGCCAGAAACCCGGCCCAATAAGGTAGCGCGACACGAGCGGCGCGAAGCGCGGCGTCGGCGCCCGCTGGGCGGCACGCCAAGCCACTTGCGGGGGGCACTTCTTGACCGTCACCCGCGACCGGCCCATCTCCCGCGCCACGGCGCTTTGCAGCCGCCCCTCCACCAGCATCTCTCCAGCGGACCCATCGCTGCGCCCCGTCCACGGAGTGAGGCGAGGGCGGGTCTTCATCGGCCCGGCGATCGTGTCTAGCGGGCAGCCACCAGAAACTAGCTATGGCTAGGCGTTGGTGAGGTGACTCGCCGCGTCGTCCTGCTGCCAGGCTGCGGGCGATCGATCGTACCCGCCGCCAACCCCATGCCCACGGACCGCTCTCCCCTTGCCCCGGCAAGCTGAAAGCTGAGCCCCGCGTCAACCTAGTCGAAGGGGCTGAAATGCGGCGTTCTCAGCCTGTCAATAGGGAGCCAAGCGTCAGAAAAAATTGAACTTAATCGATTCTGATCGTGTTCGTCTCGCGAACTAGCTGTAGACTAGGTATTGCGACAAGGTAAACCTTGCCGTCGGCGTGCAAAAGCGGGCACGCGCGAACGCATCGAAGGGAACAATGACGGAAGCCAATCAGGGCACGCCGCACCAGATGGTGGGGCTGCAGCGGGCAAGTGACGGCAGTGACGGCCGGGACGGGCCGGACCAGCTTGCGCGTCTCATGGAACTGGCGGACACGAGCGGGATGATGCTGTTCCACAGCACCAGGAAGCAGTCGTACGCCATGGTCCCGGTGGGCGAGGGCAGCAGGGTGCTTGCCGTCACCTCGGACGAGGTGGGCGACTGGCTGGGGCAGCGGTTCTACGCCACGTACGGCGTTCCGCCGAGTGCGCACGCGCTCGACGTGGCCGTGCGTGCGCTCTCCGGGAAGGCGAGGTTCGGTGGCGAGGAAAGGGACCTGTTCCTCCGCCTCGGCTCCCGGGAGAACAGCCATGTAGTGGAGGTGGATCTGGGTGACGAAGTCGGTCGCGCCGTGCAGATCACCGCCTCCGGCTGGACGGTGGTGCCTAGTGCGACGCTGATGTTCCGCCGGCCTTCGGCGATGGCCGCGTTGCCGACGCCTGCGCCGGGCGGGTCGCTGGAACTGCTTCGTCCCTTCGTCAACGCCAGCCACGACCACTTTCAGCGGCTGGTGGGCTTCCTCGTGGCGTGCTGCCGGCCGAGTGGCCCATATCCGATCCTGGAGATCACCGGGCCCCAGGGCGCTTCCAAGACGACGCTCGCCCGCGTGATTCGTGCCCTGATCGACCCCAGCCTCGCCACGGCGCGTTCGGCTCCGTCCAACGACCGCGACTTGGCAATTGCCGCGCACAACGCATACCTGTTGTCGTTCGACAACATGAGCCAGATCAGCCCTCAAATGTCCGATGCCCTCTGCCGCATCTCGACGGGCGGCGGCTGGAGCGGGCGTGCCCTGTATCACGACGCCAAGGAGATGGTGCTGGAATACAGCCGCCCCATGGTTCTCAACGGCATCATCAGCCTCGCCAGGCGGCCGGACCTGCTGGAGCGCACGATCCCGATCGAGTTGCAGCCGATCAAGGTCAGGAGGTCCGAGGATGAACTGTGGCGCGACTTCGGCGCCGTGCGGCCTCTCATCCTCGGTGCGCTCTACGATGCTGTGGCTTGCTCCCTCTCTCGTCGTCACCTCCCCGAGCCGACGGGGCTGCCGAGGCTCGCGGACTCCGCGGTGTGGGTTCACAACGCCGAGCCCTCGCTTGGCTGGCCGCCGGGAACCTTCATCAACCTCATGACCGAGGTGCGCCGGAACGCAGCGCGCCGCGCCCTCCACGAGTACGACGGCTTGCTTGCGGCGCTCATCTGCCTCGTGGACAGCGCTCACAGCGCGGGTGGTAAGGAGTGGAAGGGCACGATGTCGGACCTGCTCACCTACCTGGTCAAGACCGAGGTTGGTGGCCTGCCGAACGCGCCGAGTGGGCTTGGTGACCTGATGCGCAGGCTTGTTCCGGCGCTCGCCGAGGAGGGCATCGACGTCACCTTTGACCGCAACCGCAATACCAGGTTCGTCCTGATCGGCTACCGCCAGTTGGCGACCGAGGGCGTCGACTAGAGCTGGTCGTAGCTACCGTCACACGATGTCGCACAGAGGGGCGGCGGTTGGGCGCCGCCGCCACTCGATCTCCTATCGCTTCTAACCTTAGTGCCTTTACGGGCGTACCGCTATTCCAAACTCAATAGCACAGCGCGGCGGCTGCGCGTTTGGATCTGACACCGTCACATGCTCCTTCCCGATGCCACGAGCAGCGGTTGCACGGCGAGACACATTTCGATAGGCTCAGGCTCCCTCCTGAGCGCGGACACAGATCCGCGCGGTGAGCATGTTTTTCTCCACGATCGAGCACTCGCGCTCTACGCGAGGTCACCGCCAGTCAGTCGAGGAGCCGTGCATGTGGGCCCTGCCGTCACTGCATCCTTCTTCGACCTGCCAATGTCGATTCAGATGTTTGCTTCAGGGCGACATCTGACAGGAACCAACGTGAGCCGCACAGTTCAGGATGTTCTTGTCAAGGTCCTCCGGCTTGCCTTCTTGCTCGCCTCTTTCGTATCGTTCGCGTCTCACTCGAGGGCTCAGGTAGTCATCAGCCAGGTATACGCCGATGGCGGATGGCTGACAGGGTCTGGATGGAGCAACGACTACGTCGAGCTGCACAACAACGGGTATTCGTCTGTCAGCCTTTCCGGTTGGGAGCTTAGGTACTTTCGGTTCTCCTCAAGTTTTCCGAGCACCCTTCGCCTTTCCGGTTCTATCGGTCCTGGCAAGTACTACCTGATCAAGTTGAACGGTTCGATCTCTCAGCCTCGGCCGCTTCCCACACCGGATGCTACCGGCTCGATCGACCTCTCAACGTCAGGGGGCTCGCTCTATTTGATGACGTCTCTCGATAAAGTCAGCGACCTCTTCGGGTATGGCTTCTCGACTGAGTTCGCTGAGGGAGACCCTTACACCCGATCCATGGGCTACAGCGCCGCCTTTCGGCGTGGCGGAGGGTGCGTAGACACTGACGACAACTACTTCGACTTCTACTCCGGCCAGCCGGTTCCGCTGAACAGCCAAGCTAGCGCATGGAGTTGCGGGGTCACACCACCTCCGCCGACTTGCACCTACTCGGTGTCGCCCACGAGTCTGTACGGAACGGCAGCGGGAGGTGCCGGCAGCGTGTTCGTTACCACGCAGGCTGGTTGTGCATGGACTGCCGCCTCGGAGGCCAACTGGATTTCCTTGACCAGTGCGTCCGTCGGTTCAGGAAGCGCCACTGTGTCGTTCTCAACGCCTGCGAATGCCTCTACCTCCGCTCGAGCAGGTGTGCTTCTGGTGGCTGGCACCGCGGTTTCGATCAATCAAGATGGCGCTGCCAGTGCGACCTGCTCGACAGTCGCAGGCGGTGTCACGGATGGTGGGTTCGAGGCGGGCGCGCCCTGGCCGGCATGGACCCAATCGTCTCAGGTGTTCACGACCCCGTTGTGTGGCCCCACAAGCGGGTGCGGCACCGGCGGGGGGACCGCACCGCCAAGGACTGGCGGGGGATGGGCGTGGTTCGGCGGCGCCTCGCAGCCTGAGGTGTCAACGGTCTCACAGAACATGGTGCTCCCGAGATCGAGCAGCCTGTCCCTCCGCTTCTACCTTCGCAATGGCTCTGTCTCGGACCCGTACACCGACACCTTGACGGTGCTCGTGGACGGTGCCGTAGTCCAGACGATCACGGAGCTCTCGACGCCGTCGTCAACGTACATCTCCTGGGAAGTTGACGTCACCCCGTACGCGGATGGCGCTGTCCACAACGTCGCCTTCAGGTATACGGGCACCACCAACGGGTTCTCCAATTTCACGGTCGATGACGTCGACCTGTACAGTTGTCCGCTTCCAGCGCCGTCGATCACCGTGTCTCCGTCCACTTGGATGGCGCCCGTGGACGGTGGCACCCAGTCGATCACAGTGGCAGCGAACCGGACTGATGCCGCATGGAGTGCCGTAAGCAGTGCACCATGGGTATCCGTCGCCCCATTGAACGGCGTTGGGAGTGGTTCGGTGAGCCTCACGGCCAGCTCGAATGCTGCCAGTACCCTTCAGAGGGCAGCCGTCGTCACCGTCGGCGGGCGATCGATTCTGGTCACACAGCCGGGCGCGGCGGCAACGTACTCGCTGTCTTCCACTTCGATGTCAGTCGGAGGAGACGGCGCCGTGTCCCGAGTTCTCCTGACTGCATCACATGCGGACGCCTCGTGGACTGCCGTCAGCAATCGGTCATGGTTGACGGTGTCTCCAGCAGCAGGGTCGGGTTCGCAACTGCTCACGATCACCGCAGACCCCAATCAGGGTGTTCTTTCCAGGTCCGGCACCTTGACCGTGGCGGGAAGTACAATCGTAGTCAACCAGGATGCTGCCCCCACGTACGACAGCTACCTGGCCGAAGGGGCGACGGGTACGTTCTTCGATACGCAGTTGGCGCTCCTCAATCCGGGGACGACGACAGCCACGATCGCGATTGGGTACTTCCGCAGTGGCGCGGCACCCATCACCCAGACGATGACCCTGGCTGCCGGGACGCGAGCCACGCTCTGGCCAAGGCAAGTGCCCGGGCTCGAATCGGCGGAGTTCTCGACACAGGTGCGTTCGACGGTACCGCTCGTGGTGGATCGAACGATGTCATGGGGCGGTGGATACGGATCCCACGCGGAGACGGCCACGGCAAACCCGTCTCGTACCTGGTACCTGGCCGAGGGCGCCACCCATAGCGGTTTTTCGCTGTTCTACCTGCTGCAGAACCCAGGAAATACCGCAACAACGGCCAGGGTGCGCTACCTGCGGGGTTCCGGGCCGCCGTTGGAAAAGGTGTACCTGTTGCCGGCGCTCTCCAGGACGAACATCTGGGTGAATGTGGAGGAGTTCCCCGGACTGGGCCGGGCCCTCGCGGCAGAAGAGGTGAGTGCCGTCATCGAGACTCAGGACGGCACTCCGATCATCGTCGAGCGAGCCATGTACCGTTCCAACCAGGGGCGGACGTTCAACGCCGGGCACGAGAGCATGGGCGTGACTACGCCAGCAATCCGGTGGTTCCTGGCAGAGGGCAACACCGGGCCCTTCTTCGATCAGTTCGTGTTGATCGCGAATCCGTCTGACACGGCGGCGGACGTGCGAGTCACATACCTGCTTGCGAACGGCACGACGTACGCGAAGACGATGACGGCGCCCGCCAATTCGCGTTCAGGGATTTGGGTCGACTACGACACGATCCCCGGAGTACCAGGCTACCCGTTGGAGAATGTCGCGCTCTCGACGACCGTGGAGTCCACCAACGGCGTCGGACTGGTTGTCGAAAGGGCGATGTGGTGGCCCGGCGACGGCAATACATGGCACGAGGCTCACAACTCGAGCGGCGCGATTGAAACCGGCATCGCCTGGGCGTTGGCTGAAGGGGAAGTAGGAGGACTGAGGAATACTCAGACCTACGTGCTTGTGGCCAACACGTCATCGTACGCCGGCAGGGCGAAGGTGACGCTCTGCTTTGAGAACGGCCAAAAACTGGAGAAGATTTATCCCCTGCTGCCGCAGTCACGCATGAACGCCGCGATAGGCCCGGACTTTGGTACACAGGTCGAAGGGAAGCGGTTCGGAGTCATAGTAGAGGCGCTCGGCGCAACGGAAGGTGCGACGGTGCCCCAGATCGTGGTCGAGCGGGCCATGTACTCGGATGCAGAAGGAGTGCCGCTAGCTGCCGGCACCAACGCAATCGCGACCCGGCTGCGGTGAGGCGAGTTGAGGAGGCCGAGTGGCTGCGCTCGGCCTCCCCTACGCACCCTTGGCTTAGTGAGGCTTGCTGCGGGTCTTGGGGGGCGGAGGTGGCGTTCCCTCAAGCCCCCCAGTTCCCGTTTGGCAGGTCCGAGTCCTTCAGCCACCAGCCGCGGCCATCGGGTGTGCGCCGGAACCTCGGCCGCGTGCTCTCCCGCAAAAGCGTATAGAAGGTCGCGTCGAAGTTCTTGCTCCCAGTCTGAATCCCGCCGCTGAGCAGTGCCGCTGCGATCTCCTTGGTCGTGGCCGGTTCTCCTTTGGCTTCGAGCAGAAACTGGGCCGCCGCCTTGGGGATGCTCATGCCCTCATAGCGGTTATCGGTATTCCCTAGGGCCGCGAGCTTGGCCTGCACCTCAGGCATCCCCTGGAGCATTCCCTCGAAGTTGGCAATGTTCTGCTCGATCTGCGAGACCTCCTGGAGCTTCTGTTTCCGCAGCACGCGCATCGCTCGAATCGCGCTCTCGAACTCACCCCCTAGACGGTTGGTTGCCATGGTCCTTACCCCCTCTTTCGAGCGGCACTCCATCGAATGCCGGTGTTTGACCTC from Luteitalea sp. TBR-22 includes:
- a CDS encoding GIY-YIG nuclease family protein, which gives rise to MHYVYILRCADDSLYVGETSDVVARVLTHRAGEASGFTSQRLPVTLVYAEQHTDRLRARARERQLKRWTRVKKEALIAGDLALLKRL
- a CDS encoding recombinase family protein, whose product is MRAALYARVSTLDQEPENQLRELRSYVSHRQWQAREYVDHGVSGAKESRPSLDALLKDAKRRRFDVLVVWRLDRLGRNLRHLVLFLDELQALGIAFVTLGEGIDTSTPAGRLQLHILSAMAEFERARIAERVKAGLARAKAQGRRLGRPKRQRLTESQRAELAGLSVRDAAKRLGVSAATAHRLLVAA
- a CDS encoding BACON domain-containing protein, producing the protein MLVDGAVVQTITELSTPSSTYISWEVDVTPYADGAVHNVAFRYTGTTNGFSNFTVDDVDLYSCPLPAPSITVSPSTWMAPVDGGTQSITVAANRTDAAWSAVSSAPWVSVAPLNGVGSGSVSLTASSNAASTLQRAAVVTVGGRSILVTQPGAAATYSLSSTSMSVGGDGAVSRVLLTASHADASWTAVSNRSWLTVSPAAGSGSQLLTITADPNQGVLSRSGTLTVAGSTIVVNQDAAPTYDSYLAEGATGTFFDTQLALLNPGTTTATIAIGYFRSGAAPITQTMTLAAGTRATLWPRQVPGLESAEFSTQVRSTVPLVVDRTMSWGGGYGSHAETATANPSRTWYLAEGATHSGFSLFYLLQNPGNTATTARVRYLRGSGPPLEKVYLLPALSRTNIWVNVEEFPGLGRALAAEEVSAVIETQDGTPIIVERAMYRSNQGRTFNAGHESMGVTTPAIRWFLAEGNTGPFFDQFVLIANPSDTAADVRVTYLLANGTTYAKTMTAPANSRSGIWVDYDTIPGVPGYPLENVALSTTVESTNGVGLVVERAMWWPGDGNTWHEAHNSSGAIETGIAWALAEGEVGGLRNTQTYVLVANTSSYAGRAKVTLCFENGQKLEKIYPLLPQSRMNAAIGPDFGTQVEGKRFGVIVEALGATEGATVPQIVVERAMYSDAEGVPLAAGTNAIATRLR